Proteins co-encoded in one Marmota flaviventris isolate mMarFla1 chromosome 9, mMarFla1.hap1, whole genome shotgun sequence genomic window:
- the Mcam gene encoding cell surface glycoprotein MUC18 isoform X1, whose translation MDLPGLLCAFLLVVCCCCRRATGMPGEAEQPTPEMVEVEVGNTALLRCGPSHSLSNLSHVDWFSVYKEKPTLIFRVRQGQGQSEPGEYQHRLSLQGPGALALTQVMPHDERIFLCQSKRPWFQEHRIQLRVFKAPEEPTIQTSALGISVNSKEPEEVATCIGRNGYPIPQVIWYKNRLPLMEEKNRVHIQSSQIVESSGLYTLKSVLKVQLVKEDKDAQFYCELSYRLPSGNHMKESREVTVPVFYPAEKVWLEVEPAGMLKEGDRVEIRCLADGNPTPPFSIHKQNPSTREMEEERSTDNGLLVLEPAQKQHSGLYECQGLDLETTIPLLSEPQELLVNYVSDVDVSPAAPAGQEGSSLTLTCKAESNQALEFQWLREKTGQVLEKGPVLHFDHLKREIGGGYRCVASVPSVPGLNRTQLVNVAIFGPPWMASKKRKVWVKENTMLNLSCEASGHPRPTISWNINGTASEEYQDSQRVLSTLNVLVTPELLERGAECTASNSLGRNSTIIILELVSLTTLTPDSSKTAGLSTSTASPHARANSTSTEKKLPEQESKGVVIVAVIVCILVLAVLGAILYFLYKKGKLLCGRSGKQEITLPPSHKSEFVVEVKSDKLPEEMGLLQGSSGDKRAPGDQGEKYIDLRH comes from the exons ATGGATCTACCCGGACTCCTCTGCGCCTTCTTGCTGGTCGTCTGCTGCTGCTGTCGCCGCGCCACTG gtATGCCTGGAGAGGCGGAGCAGCCCACACCAGAGATGGTGGAGGTGGAAGTGGGCAACACCGCCCTTCTGAGGTGTGGCCCTTCGCACTCCCTGAGCAACCTCAGCCATGTGGACTGGTTTTCT GTCTACAAGGAGAAGCCCACACTCATCTTCCGTGTGCGCCAGGGCCAGGGTCAGAGTGAGCCTGGGGAGTACCAGCaccgcctcagcctccagggcccaGGGGCTCTGGCTCTGACTCAGGTCATGCCCCATGATGAGCGCATCTTCCTGTGTCAGAGTAAGCGTCCTTGGTTCCAGGAGCACCGCATTCAGCTCCGTGTTTTCA AAGCTCCAGAGGAGCCAACCATCCAGACCAGTGCCCTGGGCATCTCTGTGAACAGCAAGGAGCCTGAGGAG GTCGCCACCTGTATAGGGAGGAATGGGTACCCCATTCCTCAAGTCATTTGGTACAAGAATCGTCTGCCCCTGATGGAGGAGAAAAATC gTGTCCACATTCAGTCCTCGCAGATCGTGGAGTCAAGTGGCTTATACACCTTGAAGAGTGTTCTGAAGGTACAGCTGGTTAAGGAAGACAAAGATGCCCAATTTTATTGTGAGCTCAGTTACCGACTGCCCAGTGGGAACCACATGAAGGAATCTAGGGAAGTCACTGTCCCCGTTTTCT ACCCAGCGGAAAAAGTGTGGTTGGAAGTGGAGCCTGCGGGAATGCTGAAGGAAGGGGATCGTGTGGAAATCAGATGTTTGGCGGATGGCAACCCCACACCTCCCTTCAGCATCCACAAGCAG AATCCCAGCACCAGggagatggaggaagaaagaTCCACTGACAATGGCCTCCTGGTGCTGGAGCCTGCCCAGAAGCAGCACAGCGGGCTCTACGAATGCCAGGGTCTGGACTTAGAAACCACGATACCACTGTTGAGTGAACCCCAGGAGCTGCTGGTGAACT ATGTGTCTGATGTTGACGTGAGTCCCGCAGCCCCTGCGGGCCAAGAAGGCAGTAGCCTTACACTGACCTGCAAGGCAGAGAGTAACCAGGCCCTCGAGTTCCAGTGGCTGAGAGAAAAG ACAGGCCAAGTGCTGGAAAAGGGGCCTGTACTTCACTTTGACCATCTGAAACGGGAGATAGGAGGAGGCTACCGCTGTGTGGCATCTGTGCCCAGCGTACCTGGCCTGAACCGCACACAGCTAGTCAATGTGGCCATTTTTG GTCCCCCATGGATGGCATCAAAGAAGAGGAAGGTGTGGGTGAAAGAGAATACAATGCTTAATCTGTCTTGTGAAGCATCAGGACATCCTCGGCCCACCATCTCCTGGAACATCAATGGCACT GCAAGTGAAGAATACCAAGATTCACAGAGGGTGCTGAGCACTCTCAATGTCCTTGTGACCCCAGAGCTGTTGGAGAGGGGCGCGGAATGCACAGCTTCCAACTCCCTGGGCAGAAACAGCACCATCATCATCCTGGAGCTGG tcAGTTTAACTACCCTCACACCAGACTCCAGCAAAACAGCTGGCCTCAGCACCTCCACTGCCAGTCCTCATGCCAGAGCCAACAGCACCTCCACAG AGAAAAAGCTGCCGGAGCAGGAGAGCAAGGGCGTGGTCATTGTGGCTGTGATCGTGTGTATCCTGGTCTTGGCTGTGCTGGGCGCTATCCTCTATTTCCTCTACAAGAAGGGCAAGCTGCTGTGTGGGCGGTCAGGCAAACAAGAGAT cacGCTGCCCCCGTCTCATAAGAGTGAATTTGTAGTTGAAGTTAAGTCAGATAAACTCCCAGAAGAGATGGGCCTCCTACAGGGCAGCAGCGGTGACAAGAGGGCTCCAGGAGACCAG GGAGAGAAATACATCGATCTGAGGCATTAG
- the Mcam gene encoding cell surface glycoprotein MUC18 isoform X2 — protein MDLPGLLCAFLLVVCCCCRRATGMPGEAEQPTPEMVEVEVGNTALLRCGPSHSLSNLSHVDWFSVYKEKPTLIFRVRQGQGQSEPGEYQHRLSLQGPGALALTQVMPHDERIFLCQSKRPWFQEHRIQLRVFKAPEEPTIQTSALGISVNSKEPEEVATCIGRNGYPIPQVIWYKNRLPLMEEKNRVHIQSSQIVESSGLYTLKSVLKVQLVKEDKDAQFYCELSYRLPSGNHMKESREVTVPVFYPAEKVWLEVEPAGMLKEGDRVEIRCLADGNPTPPFSIHKQNPSTREMEEERSTDNGLLVLEPAQKQHSGLYECQGLDLETTIPLLSEPQELLVNYVSDVDVSPAAPAGQEGSSLTLTCKAESNQALEFQWLREKTGQVLEKGPVLHFDHLKREIGGGYRCVASVPSVPGLNRTQLVNVAIFGPPWMASKKRKVWVKENTMLNLSCEASGHPRPTISWNINGTASEEYQDSQRVLSTLNVLVTPELLERGAECTASNSLGRNSTIIILELVSLTTLTPDSSKTAGLSTSTASPHARANSTSTEKKLPEQESKGVVIVAVIVCILVLAVLGAILYFLYKKGKLLCGRSGKQEMERNTSI, from the exons ATGGATCTACCCGGACTCCTCTGCGCCTTCTTGCTGGTCGTCTGCTGCTGCTGTCGCCGCGCCACTG gtATGCCTGGAGAGGCGGAGCAGCCCACACCAGAGATGGTGGAGGTGGAAGTGGGCAACACCGCCCTTCTGAGGTGTGGCCCTTCGCACTCCCTGAGCAACCTCAGCCATGTGGACTGGTTTTCT GTCTACAAGGAGAAGCCCACACTCATCTTCCGTGTGCGCCAGGGCCAGGGTCAGAGTGAGCCTGGGGAGTACCAGCaccgcctcagcctccagggcccaGGGGCTCTGGCTCTGACTCAGGTCATGCCCCATGATGAGCGCATCTTCCTGTGTCAGAGTAAGCGTCCTTGGTTCCAGGAGCACCGCATTCAGCTCCGTGTTTTCA AAGCTCCAGAGGAGCCAACCATCCAGACCAGTGCCCTGGGCATCTCTGTGAACAGCAAGGAGCCTGAGGAG GTCGCCACCTGTATAGGGAGGAATGGGTACCCCATTCCTCAAGTCATTTGGTACAAGAATCGTCTGCCCCTGATGGAGGAGAAAAATC gTGTCCACATTCAGTCCTCGCAGATCGTGGAGTCAAGTGGCTTATACACCTTGAAGAGTGTTCTGAAGGTACAGCTGGTTAAGGAAGACAAAGATGCCCAATTTTATTGTGAGCTCAGTTACCGACTGCCCAGTGGGAACCACATGAAGGAATCTAGGGAAGTCACTGTCCCCGTTTTCT ACCCAGCGGAAAAAGTGTGGTTGGAAGTGGAGCCTGCGGGAATGCTGAAGGAAGGGGATCGTGTGGAAATCAGATGTTTGGCGGATGGCAACCCCACACCTCCCTTCAGCATCCACAAGCAG AATCCCAGCACCAGggagatggaggaagaaagaTCCACTGACAATGGCCTCCTGGTGCTGGAGCCTGCCCAGAAGCAGCACAGCGGGCTCTACGAATGCCAGGGTCTGGACTTAGAAACCACGATACCACTGTTGAGTGAACCCCAGGAGCTGCTGGTGAACT ATGTGTCTGATGTTGACGTGAGTCCCGCAGCCCCTGCGGGCCAAGAAGGCAGTAGCCTTACACTGACCTGCAAGGCAGAGAGTAACCAGGCCCTCGAGTTCCAGTGGCTGAGAGAAAAG ACAGGCCAAGTGCTGGAAAAGGGGCCTGTACTTCACTTTGACCATCTGAAACGGGAGATAGGAGGAGGCTACCGCTGTGTGGCATCTGTGCCCAGCGTACCTGGCCTGAACCGCACACAGCTAGTCAATGTGGCCATTTTTG GTCCCCCATGGATGGCATCAAAGAAGAGGAAGGTGTGGGTGAAAGAGAATACAATGCTTAATCTGTCTTGTGAAGCATCAGGACATCCTCGGCCCACCATCTCCTGGAACATCAATGGCACT GCAAGTGAAGAATACCAAGATTCACAGAGGGTGCTGAGCACTCTCAATGTCCTTGTGACCCCAGAGCTGTTGGAGAGGGGCGCGGAATGCACAGCTTCCAACTCCCTGGGCAGAAACAGCACCATCATCATCCTGGAGCTGG tcAGTTTAACTACCCTCACACCAGACTCCAGCAAAACAGCTGGCCTCAGCACCTCCACTGCCAGTCCTCATGCCAGAGCCAACAGCACCTCCACAG AGAAAAAGCTGCCGGAGCAGGAGAGCAAGGGCGTGGTCATTGTGGCTGTGATCGTGTGTATCCTGGTCTTGGCTGTGCTGGGCGCTATCCTCTATTTCCTCTACAAGAAGGGCAAGCTGCTGTGTGGGCGGTCAGGCAAACAAGAGAT GGAGAGAAATACATCGATCTGA